The proteins below are encoded in one region of Arenibacter algicola:
- a CDS encoding SDR family NAD(P)-dependent oxidoreductase, with the protein MKNDNKLKGKNILITAGAQGIGESITRHFIDSGANVSVHYFSSADTANQLTEYATGKGQKAIAISGDLTKEADANALVEKTVKALGSLDILINNAGSLVARKMLNEMEAEFWHKVMDINLTSMMFVTRAAAPFLAKNENSSIVNLASLAGRKGGHPGSLAYSTSKGAILTFTRALSTELGPQGTRVNAVAPGLILGTSFHNTHTTKESAAATTAGIPIQRAGNADDVARAVLFLASEYDGFITGATLDINGGVYNM; encoded by the coding sequence ATGAAAAACGATAATAAATTAAAAGGAAAGAACATTCTAATCACCGCTGGTGCACAAGGTATTGGTGAATCGATTACCAGGCACTTTATTGATAGTGGAGCCAATGTTTCCGTTCACTATTTTTCCAGTGCCGATACCGCGAACCAATTAACGGAATACGCAACGGGCAAAGGACAAAAAGCGATTGCTATAAGTGGTGACTTGACCAAGGAAGCCGATGCGAATGCATTGGTCGAAAAAACAGTAAAGGCGTTGGGTAGTCTGGACATATTAATCAATAATGCGGGATCACTTGTTGCACGTAAAATGTTGAACGAAATGGAGGCCGAGTTCTGGCACAAGGTAATGGACATAAACCTTACCTCCATGATGTTCGTGACCCGGGCCGCAGCTCCTTTTCTAGCAAAAAATGAAAACAGCAGTATTGTTAATTTAGCATCACTCGCTGGGCGTAAAGGTGGTCACCCAGGGTCGTTAGCTTATTCTACCAGCAAAGGCGCCATACTAACATTTACAAGGGCACTCTCCACCGAATTGGGACCTCAAGGTACGCGGGTCAACGCGGTTGCCCCAGGTCTCATCCTTGGCACTTCATTTCACAACACGCATACGACAAAAGAATCAGCGGCTGCAACAACAGCAGGTATTCCAATTCAACGTGCTGGTAATGCCGATGACGTAGCAAGGGCGGTATTATTTCTAGCTTCCGAATACGATGGCTTTATTACAGGTGCCACGCTAGACATCAATGGCGGTGTCTATAATATGTAG
- a CDS encoding helix-turn-helix domain-containing protein — MDLQQIAHQLLVSQRYLSDTLKKETGKTSTEHLQLYLIDEAKNILLDPNRTISEVAYELGFEYPPYFSRLFKKKEGISPTEYREKYKMN, encoded by the coding sequence GTGGACTTACAACAAATAGCGCATCAACTTTTGGTATCACAGCGTTACTTGAGCGATACGCTCAAAAAAGAAACCGGAAAAACTTCCACCGAACATTTGCAATTATACCTGATAGACGAGGCCAAGAATATTTTGCTGGATCCCAATAGAACCATCTCTGAGGTAGCCTATGAATTGGGCTTTGAATATCCACCCTATTTTTCGCGCTTATTTAAAAAGAAAGAAGGCATTAGTCCAACGGAGTATAGAGAAAAATATAAAATGAATTAA
- a CDS encoding UPF0158 family protein — MTLKEEQIKEIAELLDSGMICFYHLPSGTIDSHPDPNDPYFDAEQWEDIIDRIENDWDNYERFEKMESYEGYKVIENFAYSLSDEYFRDKILNAISRRKPFQNFKNLIDSSDYRQNWFDFKNKAYINFVKRQIQMKEK; from the coding sequence ATGACCCTGAAAGAAGAACAGATAAAAGAAATTGCCGAACTGTTGGACAGCGGAATGATCTGCTTTTACCATCTGCCCTCGGGGACAATTGACTCGCATCCTGACCCGAACGATCCGTATTTCGACGCTGAACAATGGGAAGACATCATCGATAGAATTGAAAACGACTGGGACAACTATGAACGGTTTGAAAAAATGGAATCATACGAAGGTTATAAGGTGATCGAGAATTTTGCATATTCCTTATCTGATGAGTATTTTAGAGACAAGATTTTGAACGCCATTTCGAGACGAAAACCTTTTCAGAACTTTAAGAATTTAATTGACTCATCTGACTATCGCCAAAACTGGTTTGACTTCAAAAACAAAGCGTATATTAACTTTGTGAAACGACAAATCCAGATGAAAGAAAAATAA
- the ltrA gene encoding group II intron reverse transcriptase/maturase, translating into MIGQVVHPYNLQKALEQVIANKGSAGIDGMKTTELTEYLRENKLHILQTVKQGKYRPQAILGVEIPKANGKSRLLGIPTVTDRLLQQAVSQVVMPKFENGFSAYSYGFRPNRNARQAVGKALEYIHEGYSFIVDIDLKTFFDEVDHCLLLNLLYQKVKCQITLQLIRKWLRAPILINGKLEKRRKGVPQGSPISPLLSNILLNELDKELTRRKLRFVRYADDFSVYTRRRSDATATMGAISKYLKTKLKLAVNREKSGVRKPVQFTILGFGFVPTYIKGEKGKYQLVVSEKAWKSLKMRVKTITAKTKPMSFDERVAKINEIQRGWLNYFRGTSIHGKLRDLDGWLRNRLRYCIWTVAFPFLGHL; encoded by the coding sequence ATGATTGGACAAGTAGTACATCCTTACAATCTGCAAAAAGCCCTAGAACAAGTAATTGCGAACAAGGGCAGTGCAGGAATCGATGGAATGAAAACAACGGAACTCACAGAGTATCTGCGAGAGAACAAGTTGCACATACTCCAAACGGTAAAGCAAGGAAAGTACCGACCCCAAGCCATTCTTGGTGTGGAAATTCCCAAGGCAAACGGGAAATCCCGTCTCTTGGGAATCCCAACAGTAACCGACAGGTTGCTCCAACAAGCGGTATCACAAGTTGTGATGCCTAAATTTGAAAATGGTTTCAGTGCCTATAGTTATGGATTCCGCCCCAACAGAAATGCCCGCCAAGCAGTTGGCAAGGCTCTGGAATATATCCATGAGGGGTATAGTTTTATCGTAGATATAGACCTAAAGACATTTTTCGATGAAGTAGACCATTGCCTGCTTTTGAACTTGCTCTACCAAAAGGTAAAATGTCAAATTACGCTCCAATTGATACGTAAATGGTTACGAGCACCGATCTTGATCAATGGCAAACTTGAAAAGAGGAGAAAAGGCGTCCCACAGGGAAGCCCGATCAGTCCGTTATTGTCCAACATCCTGCTCAACGAGCTGGATAAAGAACTGACCAGACGGAAACTTCGGTTCGTTCGCTATGCCGACGATTTCAGTGTCTACACCAGACGAAGAAGTGATGCAACGGCAACGATGGGAGCAATCTCAAAGTACCTAAAGACGAAACTTAAACTCGCGGTAAACCGGGAGAAAAGTGGCGTAAGGAAGCCAGTGCAGTTCACCATCTTGGGTTTTGGTTTCGTACCCACCTATATCAAAGGGGAGAAGGGCAAATACCAATTGGTAGTGAGTGAAAAAGCATGGAAGAGTTTAAAAATGAGGGTAAAGACGATAACCGCTAAAACCAAGCCCATGAGTTTCGATGAGCGGGTTGCCAAGATAAACGAAATCCAACGGGGATGGTTAAACTATTTCCGGGGAACAAGTATCCATGGCAAACTTCGTGATTTGGATGGATGGCTTAGGAATCGTTTGCGCTATTGCATATGGACTGTAGCCTTCCCCTTTTTAGGACACCTCTAA
- a CDS encoding IS3 family transposase gives MKQYTVPILRACKLVDLSRSMWYYQSRRDDSEVIDKLTELAESYPTRGFDEYYHKIRREGLKWNRKRVLRVYRNMKLGLRRKHKKRLVKRVKQPLEAPSQLNECWSMDFMSDALSDGRKVRVFNVIDDCNREAIAIDAGLSYPARAVIETLENLKEDIGTPKYIRCDNGPEFISKTFMNWCKKNFIEIKYTQPGKPMQNGYIERFNRFFREDILDAYYFNDVYQLQKISDNWREDYNFNHPHKSLGNKSPKEYMPRFDEEFKFFIKSDLNNNYLSNLEVS, from the coding sequence ATCAAACAATATACGGTTCCCATATTACGTGCGTGTAAACTTGTTGATTTAAGCAGATCAATGTGGTATTACCAAAGTAGACGGGATGACAGCGAAGTCATCGACAAGCTAACCGAGTTGGCCGAATCATATCCGACCCGGGGTTTTGATGAGTATTATCATAAGATCCGTCGTGAGGGCCTAAAATGGAATCGAAAGCGTGTGTTGCGTGTGTACCGCAATATGAAGCTGGGCCTTAGGCGCAAGCACAAGAAACGTTTGGTAAAACGTGTAAAGCAACCCTTGGAAGCACCTTCACAGCTCAATGAATGCTGGAGCATGGACTTTATGAGCGATGCGCTTAGCGATGGCAGAAAAGTACGCGTATTCAACGTTATTGACGACTGTAACCGTGAAGCTATCGCCATTGATGCCGGACTATCCTATCCGGCACGGGCGGTCATTGAAACATTGGAAAACCTGAAAGAAGATATAGGGACTCCCAAATATATAAGATGTGATAACGGACCGGAATTTATCTCAAAGACATTTATGAACTGGTGTAAAAAGAACTTTATAGAAATCAAATACACCCAACCTGGAAAACCGATGCAGAACGGATACATAGAACGGTTCAACCGCTTTTTTAGAGAAGACATATTGGACGCTTATTATTTTAATGACGTATATCAGCTCCAAAAGATAAGCGATAACTGGCGGGAGGACTATAATTTTAACCACCCACATAAATCTCTGGGCAATAAATCGCCCAAAGAATATATGCCCAGATTTGATGAAGAATTTAAATTCTTCATCAAATCTGACCTAAACAACAATTATTTATCGAATTTAGAGGTGTCCTAA
- a CDS encoding transposase produces MKRTKFTESQIVKALRENEQGRSVGDISRELGIDKSTFYYWRKKYGGMEQQQLKRLKELEEENNRLKQMYADVSLDNKMLKDVLSKKF; encoded by the coding sequence ATGAAAAGAACAAAATTTACGGAAAGCCAGATTGTCAAGGCACTAAGGGAAAACGAACAGGGAAGATCCGTTGGCGATATTTCCAGGGAACTGGGTATCGACAAAAGTACATTTTACTACTGGCGCAAGAAATACGGAGGTATGGAGCAGCAGCAACTGAAACGTCTAAAGGAGCTCGAAGAAGAGAACAATAGGCTAAAACAAATGTATGCGGATGTTAGTCTGGACAATAAAATGTTAAAGGACGTTTTGTCAAAAAAGTTCTAA
- a CDS encoding DUF6155 family protein, giving the protein MALREVKKELNGMDKTEIIKLISEMYKKIPAAKTYLDIFATGEIKGLAEKYKKEIEKYIYPSGRNMQLRETEARKLIRTVQKMKITELNVELELHYVACCLEVIEDFGYWDEGYYIALEKMFYNAMDGIRELGMEEKYEERISGIACKASEFGLELSY; this is encoded by the coding sequence ATGGCACTTAGAGAAGTAAAGAAAGAATTAAATGGAATGGACAAAACCGAAATCATCAAACTGATTTCGGAGATGTACAAGAAAATCCCAGCGGCAAAAACTTATTTGGACATTTTTGCTACCGGCGAAATCAAAGGACTTGCCGAGAAATATAAAAAAGAAATCGAAAAATATATTTATCCAAGTGGACGGAACATGCAGTTGCGTGAGACCGAGGCCAGAAAATTAATACGGACTGTCCAAAAAATGAAAATAACCGAACTCAATGTGGAACTGGAACTACATTACGTAGCTTGTTGCCTGGAGGTCATCGAAGATTTCGGATATTGGGACGAAGGCTATTATATTGCACTGGAGAAAATGTTCTACAATGCGATGGACGGAATACGTGAACTGGGAATGGAGGAAAAATATGAAGAACGCATAAGCGGAATCGCATGCAAGGCAAGTGAGTTCGGACTGGAACTTTCCTACTGA
- a CDS encoding tyrosine-type recombinase/integrase encodes MRVILPSIERPKKLPVVLGHNEVRQLLKAPKLLKHRLVLAMLYGCGLRSFELCNLQLKDLDLERKMLHVRQGKGRKDRYVPLCAMQVRGLRKYIRAERPVTWCFNGNDREGNPVALSTTGVRWIVREARKHSGIQKEVTTHSLRHSYATHLLEMGLDIISVKDLLGHADIQTTLAYLHVAQLGRQRPFSPLERLYNL; translated from the coding sequence ATGCGGGTCATATTGCCTTCTATAGAACGGCCCAAGAAGCTACCGGTAGTATTAGGCCATAACGAGGTAAGGCAGCTTCTAAAGGCCCCAAAACTTCTCAAACACCGTTTGGTACTGGCCATGCTCTATGGCTGTGGCCTTCGCAGCTTTGAACTCTGCAACCTCCAGCTGAAGGACCTGGACCTTGAGAGAAAGATGCTGCACGTACGCCAGGGCAAGGGGAGGAAGGACCGCTATGTCCCATTGTGCGCGATGCAGGTCCGGGGCCTAAGGAAGTACATCAGGGCGGAAAGGCCCGTCACCTGGTGCTTTAACGGCAATGACAGGGAAGGCAATCCCGTTGCACTGTCCACCACGGGAGTGCGATGGATCGTTCGCGAGGCACGCAAACACAGCGGTATCCAAAAAGAGGTCACCACCCATAGCCTGCGGCATAGCTATGCGACCCATCTTTTGGAAATGGGTCTGGACATCATCAGCGTAAAGGACCTGTTGGGGCACGCCGATATCCAGACCACGCTTGCCTACCTGCATGTGGCACAACTGGGCAGACAAAGGCCGTTCAGCCCGTTGGAGCGGCTTTATAATCTGTAA
- a CDS encoding IS91 family transposase: protein MSRATYEVAQVLERNREQLAGLCANSWQSRTLHALRKCRTAVLGGHIDRCDNPGCHKLHLSYNSCRNRHCPKCQGHKREQWIRAREAELLNVPYFHMVFTLPSQLNRVCLYSPKTIYGLLFGTAWQVIKGFSSNPKFLGADPGMVAILHTWGQNLSLHPHLHCIVPGGGTTRSGKWKSARNKGKYLFPVKAMSKVFRARFVASLRKEFPPQPTAFYENLFKHNWVIYCKRPFLGPAQVVEYLGRYTHKIAISDHRIKSLDNNNVTFTVKDYRHGGRISLLRLTDAEFVRRFALHILPKGFVRIRHYGILSSSRKKALLPLLQQVLGGPVPNGRPPLKHCRCPYCQIGIMVTVAVFDSRGPPKAWSDRLKNSAPRRTPETA, encoded by the coding sequence GTGTCACGCGCCACTTACGAAGTGGCCCAGGTATTGGAACGCAACAGGGAACAGCTCGCCGGCCTTTGTGCCAATAGCTGGCAGTCAAGGACCCTGCACGCCCTGCGCAAATGCCGCACCGCAGTATTGGGCGGGCATATAGACCGTTGCGACAACCCTGGCTGCCATAAGCTGCACCTTAGCTACAACAGTTGCCGGAACCGTCATTGCCCCAAGTGCCAGGGGCATAAAAGGGAACAATGGATAAGGGCAAGGGAGGCCGAACTGCTGAACGTGCCGTATTTCCATATGGTCTTTACCCTTCCTTCGCAGCTTAACAGGGTATGCCTTTATAGCCCCAAAACGATCTATGGCCTTTTGTTCGGGACGGCCTGGCAGGTAATCAAAGGCTTTTCATCCAATCCCAAGTTTTTGGGGGCCGACCCGGGAATGGTCGCCATCCTGCACACCTGGGGCCAAAATCTGTCCCTTCACCCGCATCTGCATTGCATTGTTCCCGGAGGAGGGACCACAAGGTCGGGCAAATGGAAATCCGCTAGGAACAAAGGAAAGTATTTGTTTCCTGTAAAGGCAATGAGCAAGGTTTTTAGAGCTCGTTTTGTAGCATCCCTTCGCAAGGAATTTCCACCACAACCCACGGCCTTCTACGAAAACCTGTTCAAGCACAATTGGGTAATTTATTGCAAACGTCCATTTTTAGGTCCGGCACAAGTAGTAGAATATCTTGGCCGCTATACCCACAAGATTGCCATCAGTGACCACCGTATAAAGAGCCTAGATAATAATAACGTCACTTTTACCGTCAAGGATTACCGGCATGGGGGAAGGATATCCTTACTGCGATTAACCGATGCCGAATTCGTCCGCAGGTTCGCTCTGCACATCCTGCCCAAGGGGTTCGTGCGTATACGCCATTATGGGATCCTGAGCAGTTCCAGGAAGAAGGCACTGCTTCCTTTGCTGCAACAGGTCCTGGGCGGTCCCGTGCCCAATGGACGGCCTCCCTTGAAACATTGCCGATGTCCTTACTGCCAGATCGGGATTATGGTGACCGTAGCGGTATTCGACAGCCGTGGCCCGCCCAAAGCATGGTCCGATCGACTGAAAAATAGCGCCCCAAGAAGAACGCCCGAAACAGCGTAA